In Bicyclus anynana chromosome 22, ilBicAnyn1.1, whole genome shotgun sequence, the following proteins share a genomic window:
- the LOC112047363 gene encoding uncharacterized protein LOC112047363 isoform X2 produces the protein MSIISNEYINSVINNIAEALELKEWTCNKQSFDKIAQNYFGVIIPIYLSGQRDNKTVNIPIVLKLAPTDERYRVSGAVGIFFAKEVFVYRKVLHRYGEIQKNYPLIQFVMPECYYFRDDHCHELIAMQNMCERGFKPFDNLPTSACIIDYQTTRIGSPAFDVLFLIITSTTSCLRKKHFKHLLDVYYETFQLTLKYANMNSEEIYSREMLDYDLGIVGPSCFIVANTAMWLASGLQEEGHVRSKIVLNTDAERTEAVIKYKNIISGIIDDLSDNNYIHSVFL, from the exons atgagcATCATTTCAAATGAATATATAAATTCAGTTATAAACAACATAGCAGAAGCATTGGAATTAAAAGAATGGACATGCAACAAACAAAGTTTCGATAAGATAGCCCAAAACTACTTTGGTGTAATTATTCCAATATATTTAAGTGGCCAACGtgataataaaactgtaaatattCCGATAGTTCTAAAATTAGCACCAACAGATGAAAGGTATCGCGTCAGTGGGGCAGTGGGAATATTTTTTGCGAAAGAAGTATTCGTTTATAGGAAAGTTCTACACAGATATGGAGAAATACAGAAGAATTATCCTCTGATCCAATTTGTTATGCCGGAATGCTACTATTTTCGCGACGATCACTGTCATGAACTAATAGCAATGCAGAATATGTGCGAAAGGGGTTTTAAGCCATTC GACAATTTGCCTACTTCAGCCTGTATAATAGACTATCAAACAACAAGAATTGGCAGCCCTGCTTTTGATGTATTGTTTCTAATTATAACCAGCACTACTTCATGTCTTAGAAAAAagcattttaaacatttattggATGTATATTATGAAACATTTCAACTAACTTTAAAATATGCCAATATGAACTCTGAAGAAATATATTCTAGAGAAATGTTGGACTATGATTTGGGTATAGTTGGTCCATCGTGTTTTATAGTTGCAAATACAGCTATGTGGCTTGCAAGTGGACTACAAGAAGAAGGTCATGTGAGAAGCAAAATAGTTCTCAATACTGATGCAGAGAGAACAGAAGCTGTTattaagtacaaaaatattataagtggAATAATAGATGACTTgtcagataataattatatacattcaGTGTTTTTatga
- the LOC112047363 gene encoding uncharacterized protein LOC112047363 isoform X1, whose product MSIISNEYINSVINNIAEALELKEWTCNKQSFDKIAQNYFGVIIPIYLSGQRDNKTVNIPIVLKLAPTDERYRVSGAVGIFFAKEVFVYRKVLHRYGEIQKNYPLIQFVMPECYYFRDDHCHELIAMQNMCERGFKPFVSSNFLDINHIVVALESLARFHALSYIFEKTNALLYKEAKEYCVPITEKNNKRFIDILVDRLKKAIVKFDNTKYVTLLKNLEHECVNIIESVNRNVKSLCLCHGDIWKENILFKYEDNLPTSACIIDYQTTRIGSPAFDVLFLIITSTTSCLRKKHFKHLLDVYYETFQLTLKYANMNSEEIYSREMLDYDLGIVGPSCFIVANTAMWLASGLQEEGHVRSKIVLNTDAERTEAVIKYKNIISGIIDDLSDNNYIHSVFL is encoded by the exons atgagcATCATTTCAAATGAATATATAAATTCAGTTATAAACAACATAGCAGAAGCATTGGAATTAAAAGAATGGACATGCAACAAACAAAGTTTCGATAAGATAGCCCAAAACTACTTTGGTGTAATTATTCCAATATATTTAAGTGGCCAACGtgataataaaactgtaaatattCCGATAGTTCTAAAATTAGCACCAACAGATGAAAGGTATCGCGTCAGTGGGGCAGTGGGAATATTTTTTGCGAAAGAAGTATTCGTTTATAGGAAAGTTCTACACAGATATGGAGAAATACAGAAGAATTATCCTCTGATCCAATTTGTTATGCCGGAATGCTACTATTTTCGCGACGATCACTGTCATGAACTAATAGCAATGCAGAATATGTGCGAAAGGGGTTTTAAGCCATTCGTTAGTAGcaattttttagatataaatcaTATTGTCGTTGCTTTAGAATCATTAGCAAGGTTTCACGCcttatcatatatttttgaaaaaacaaatgcATTACTTTATAAAGAAGCCAAAGAATATTGTGTGCCAATAactgagaaaaataataaacgatTCATAGATATTTTAGTAGACAGACTTAAGAAAGCTATAGTGAAATTTGATAATACTAAATAtgtaactttattaaaaaatctggAACATGAATGTGTTAATATAATTGAGTCTGTTAATAGAAATGTAAAAAGCCTATGCCTTTGTCATGGGGATATATGGAAGGAGAATATACTTTTCAAATATGag GACAATTTGCCTACTTCAGCCTGTATAATAGACTATCAAACAACAAGAATTGGCAGCCCTGCTTTTGATGTATTGTTTCTAATTATAACCAGCACTACTTCATGTCTTAGAAAAAagcattttaaacatttattggATGTATATTATGAAACATTTCAACTAACTTTAAAATATGCCAATATGAACTCTGAAGAAATATATTCTAGAGAAATGTTGGACTATGATTTGGGTATAGTTGGTCCATCGTGTTTTATAGTTGCAAATACAGCTATGTGGCTTGCAAGTGGACTACAAGAAGAAGGTCATGTGAGAAGCAAAATAGTTCTCAATACTGATGCAGAGAGAACAGAAGCTGTTattaagtacaaaaatattataagtggAATAATAGATGACTTgtcagataataattatatacattcaGTGTTTTTatga